The DNA region TTGATAATGAACAGTGACTCACTGGTGCTGAGAAACCCCCACTCCACCATTCCTACCCCTACTTGCCACCGAAACTCTGTTTGCAGCCCCCCCCCTTCACACTCACAACCACAGCAGCCCATGTGAAGTCTTGTAGCCTGTCACCAGAGCCAAGCAATAAAACATGCATGTTTTATATATGGATCTATATtagaataaatatgaaataatagcAATAATGCAATACAGATAAAAGCAATACTTAATATTATAACATTTGATTTTCATTTGccttttattgtaaaaatgaagACATTCTCAAGATGAGGCTCATACAGCTTAATTGGAATATGACAAAGTTTTctagaaaatgtataaaaataaccaGCGGTAGAGCTGTCAGTTATTAGTCCAATAAAATGATTGGATTGCTTATTGTAATTATTGCCAGCATTAATCATTtatgaacacaaaaagaaaccacAATAGATGAAAAAGGAACAACTTAAcaatgaagtgtgtaatttcggcAGCACTAACGGGACAAAttggaattacaaaaatagtGAATGTTAAGACATTTCACCTAAATGTGTTAAAATTATGAGACTTATGTCTCTACTGAACAAAAATGGACTTTTCTCAATCAGTGGTAGTTTTTCAACCATGTTACACGATTTGCTTACTACATTTAGATTTCCTTCTTTTATTGGATATATTAGAAACGCCCATTAATGTTCCGCAAAGACCTAGACATCAAAATTGTGTCTCTGTGGCTCAAAAAAGtccagcaacattggctcaaccaatgttgTGCGGTTGGGGCGAGACTgtttgtttgtacaaccaatggaagttggaaggagttttctggaatctgtttgaaaacagtgattattttttagATTCCCGTTTGGCGATGCCAGTTGCATAGAAATTACACACCACAGCTTTAACACTTTATTTCATAATCAAGGACCTGAACTCAACAAAAATCTCATAAGCAAATGTGATTTGCATTTATAAATACAACATGCAAATTATAATAATGTGGTCTGTCAAAAGAAAATCTTAAAAGTGTAAATTCAGGGTTAATTTTTCATGTTGTTACTTATACCATTGTAGAACTACACTGTAcacagtcagccataattaattcattattatatataaagtgagtagtatttcactggtcatgtgatttcatcaTGGTGGCTACCTTAAGGCAAGGcaacagcttttattaggctGCAGATTTCACTGGAAATTTCATCTCACACGAGTGtacatgatttaaaaatgtttcaaaagtactATCCACTTCTCTAGGGCCATAGTACTGagtcaatctttaaacacaagCATATTATCAGTGTTAGATATCTTACTCATTAATTAGCATTGAAGCTAATGGTTTGTCAACAGTTGTTAACATGCCAGGgttcaaaattaataaaatacaggtTGCATTGGCACATGATTACCAATCTTtaatataaatgaacaaataaagaaAGCATCCATTTAGAATAAATCTGTGGCTAAGGCTATTCAATAATCTGAAGAAAGTGTCACTTGAGAAAAATGAACAAAGTCAGACATATTTTTATAAACTCTTTTTAATGAGTCATAGATCTTTAGCACAGCTGAAAGGGACTGAATGTGGAGACGTTTCAACATGAAGGGTGCGAGGGAGAATTTGCAGAGCTGGTGTAAGTGTCTAAGATgcgaaaacaaacaaacaatgttacAAGTGTAAAATAAGAATATATTTGCTTACCCCCAAAACTGACAAAAGCTAAAGGTTTGAGGGGTGGGGGTTGATTTTGTTGACCACTAAATCCACACCTTGCCTCTGAGATATTGGTCCCTAACTGCTGAGGGTTGACACAAAAAATGTGAACTTACTGTATGCTTTCTTCAAGAGTGGTTTCTACTTTAAACACATGTAGGAGGCTGTAAAGTTTTTTTGCTGGTGAGAGATTTGCCATTATTGCTATGCTTAATGAACCACGCCATGCTTCTTATGTTCTCATgtccttatcatttactcaccctcacgccatcccagatgtgtatgactttttctttttgaagaatatctcagttctgtaggtccagacaatgcaagtgaatgtaggcaagaactttgaaggtccaacaAAGAGAAAAAGTTAGCATAAAAAGTAATCTTTAAGACTCTAATGGTtttatccatgttttctgaagcgatccagttggttttgagtgagaacacaccaaaatgtaactcatctttcactgtacatcttgacagtaGTCTCTTTgttgatcatgattttaagctcaatTAAACTTCCTACGGTGCCATCTAGCGATCTGCACATACGTCGAGCATtagtaagtgtaatcaagcttgaaatcattataGTGCCGAGAGAATGTAATAACAAgatgtacagtacattttttttgttatattttggactgttcttacccaaaaccgatcggaattgcttcagaagatatggatttaaccactggagtcttatggattacttttatgctgacgttatttcctttttggagcttttggagttctggtcactattcacttgcattgtttggacctacagagctgagatattcttcttaaaaatctttgtgttctgcagaagaaagagagtcatacacatctgggatgacatgaggatgagtaaatgatgagagaattttcatttttaggagaactatccctttaagacgcGTGCCAGAAAATGAGAATTATGCAGGATAACACCccttccacaatttttttttttataatcttttttttatataattgtaagATAAAAGGCATCTCAATTGCTCAAATGCCTTGGCATTAATAAGAAATTGTATGATATAAATTGAACAGAAGAATTAtagcatcatcaaagagcagcaCTCTAAGTGTTACAAGTCTTTCGAAAGCATATTGTGTATTTACAAAAATGAAATGCTAGTTTACAGCATTATATCGGCACTGTATAAACATGTTGAGCACTGGGTCAAATGCTGTTCTAATGACTGTATTTACTACACTGTGACTGAGAACTTTTGAAGATTTGTCTGTTTTAATAACTaaaatgaccctaaacatttTGGTCTCATCTACATATGCCTTATTGTTTGGCTGTTAAACAGTCATTTATTCCTGATATAAGAAACTGACAACCAGTACAGCTATCATCATACAGTGGGCTTTGGATTTTGATAATGGTTTACTCATGATACCCAAATGTAAAATGTTCCAGTATGTACAGATTCAACCTCTTATtcagttctttttctttttctcttacaGAATTACTTTGAGGTATCAGAAGTAACCTTTTAATTCCTGAGGTCAGTGTGACATCAGATTCCTTTTCATCAATCAGATTAGTAGTTATTTTCCTAATTTGAAACCAGATGTTACGGGATCCATGACAAATTCATAAAAAAGAAGAAGTGAATatgtcaaatattaaaaaaagctTCCCATGTACCATCTTTCATCATCCCAATTCAGTGTTGCCTCTTTCCACCTTGATAATGgaaatatgcaaaataattacAGTTTTGACAATTGGAAACTGTGGCAAATAAGCAGGATGACTCATAACTGCTGAGTCATTCTACCCTATAGCTTTTCAATCTGACATATATACTGGGATCGGAGATGCAGATTTAGTTCCATTGTCTTTGCGCTGTGAGTTTTGCGTCTTCAGTCTGAGTTTATGGGGCAGTGCAGCGCTGGAATCTGCCGGCACCTGCTGTTCACCTTCTTCGTCTGACAAGATCCTCTGATTCCCTGGCTGGAGCAGGGGTCTACCTGCCCAAGGGGAGGCTGCTGAGGCAAAGTGTGGCGGTAAGAGTAAAGGTGTAGTTGTAGGAGAATGGAGGCTGGGAAATTCTAGAAAGTATGGGTAATTTCTTCGTAAGGCCATAGGGTGTGTGGGCAGGAATGCTGACCCAGGGTGGGTTCCCAAACCAATGGGTGGCTGCTGGTTTCCAGGCAGATTGGAAGATTCTCTGTCTTCCTTTCTAGCCCAGTAGAGGTCTTTGTCTGGGCAAGAGATCAGAGGTTGTGGGGCCAGTGGGTGAAGTTGAGACAGGGCCCTTTGAGATGAGGAATAAGATACCCCAGGGCTGAGAACACCATACCGAAGCTTTAGCGCCAACAACTCGGCTCGTAGACGAGCATTCTCCTCACTCATTGAAACCAATCGTGTCTCCAGAACATAGTCGTTGACCCTTCGTTTTTCTCGTGAACGTTTGGCCGCTTCGTTGTTCTTGCGCCGTTTTTCCCAGTAGATTGCATCTTTCTTCTCCTCTGGGATGAATTCTCGTTTGCGACGCAAGCCCAGACCCCTTAGAGATGCTTCCTCAGCTTCTGCCTCAGCTTCCCAACTTACTTGTGAGAAAGCAGACTCCATTATCACCTGCCCAGATGAGATGTACAAGTTTCTGGTTGGTTTCACACAATATGCACCTGTTGTCTTTCTCAATGTGGTATCTTGGTTTAGTCAGATATGAGTCCTAAGTTCATCTCTCAGTCATGTTGCCACCAGAACCTGTACCTATAATGAAAGGGCAAAGTTATTTCCTTTGCAGGTGGTCTGCTGGTTTATTTGTGTCTCAAATTACACCAAGGAGTCATTGATATAGTCTGCAAGAAGACATGATTGTCATTTAGTAGCAATTTCTGTTGAAATCGACATTTACCTGCTCGATACTAGCACGGTTACAGGTTGCTCACTTCTAAATCTAAAACTTGACTCGTTACGTAATTCACAGATTGGCTTCCTGTAAAGTTCCTATCATGAGCATTAGTGGTGTAAATGAGGTAGTAAGACAAAAATTCCCCTCATGGCCACTGTTATTATTGAGTAATGCAGTTGCACTAGTCAGTTGAGTAGTTGGCAATAAATAAGGCAACTAAAGTTATAGTAATAACCATTGTTGTTAAAGCTAGTTGGCTGGTCTGTTTGATGGATTTAGAAGGGTTCTGGGCAATTTGTTTGAACTCTTCAGGTCATCCAATTCCTGACTAATGCTAAAGAAACACTTGACCAAAGCCACATCAGAGCCTAACTATAAAGAGACTATTAAGCATTGTTTTATGCATTGTGTCAATGACAAACATTGGGGGTGTTTATTGCATCCTTTGACAACAAACCTGACCACTGGGGTGAATCAGTCATTGGTGGGAACCCAAACCTTCCCACTCAGGGTTCCAAGAGCCCCCACACTGTCTGATGGTCTATAATTCTGTGGGTTACCAATGGAAGAATAATTGACTGAGGCTTACAGACATAAGCAGATAGTTACTAACAGAGCTATATCTTACTAAGTAAGCTTGCTGCAACTGTACAGACATTCTTCCTGTCTGATGTCATTGACACATTGTACTCGCTCTATACTCGCACTTCTAAGTGGTCATTGTAGCTTCCTTTCCAGACTAAAGGCCAGATACAAGATAGTTTCCTTTCATTAAACCATATTAGTAACATCGACTCATGTTAGTTTTATATAGAGCAAACATAAATTGCACGACAAGTAGTTTTCATGCTTGTGTTCGTGTATTTATTACTGAAACCGGAATTTGAGGTGGGAAAAATCTAAGGCCTTGTTTCTTTTTACAAgtagaattgtattttattttattgaaaaggcTTTTGTTTGTCAGACATGAGCCATGATATATTACTTGCTTTTGCTTGTCAGGTAGTATTAAGGTGAGGGGATTTCtaattctagaaagcatttgaatgAACAAATTGTTAGATAATCAGCAAGTAAAGGATGAATCATCAATATATTTGGCCCATTTTTCTGAAACAAAAATACTGTGACTGAACTTTTTGGCGTACAATTGTAACTAGTAGCTACAACCTGGTCTcctagaatcacgttactatacctacacaatgtttttttatgtggCTCCTTGTACGTATCGTGGCAGTTTCGGGGAGTAATAAACACTAGAAGCactacaacaattacttttattcactttcacacatcacaagtaaaacagcagattattattttataattatccatttataaacacatatttcccttctgttcctcacaaaaggCTGTCTTATGACATCAAGACACTTTTATGTATGACTTGAAAGGTGACACATTTGAACGTTTACATTGCATAGCCAAATCATTTACATGCTTATTCAAGCTCGAACAAGTGCTGTTGTAGCTCAACCGATAGATTGTTGCACTTGCATTGCGAAGTCCAGTGCCAAAAGTGTAATAGAAGAACCACAAAATGACGTAGTTGCCTCATGAATAGCATTTTTCatctaatatttttattttataacactatcagttatgtttaggtttagggtaggtaaCCACcataggttttgttgatttaaaactaaaTAGAGTATTGACctcaaaacctcatctgtttgtgaccagctgaaggTCAGCTTGGCCTGGCTGGACTAACTCAAACCATCTTGGGCTTGTTTAACTCTCACAGTCCCTTTGATATCATGGGATTTTTAAACCTGCTGTACTAGATGATATATTATACATCATATAATATCTCAACAGTAGAATCAGGGTACGCCTAAATCTTCTAGTCATGTGTGCAGTTTGAGACTTGTTCCCTCGTTCATTTTCCTCAAAGCTTACTGTGGTTTCTCATTTGCCTCTTCAGAACCTTTCTCCCAGTTAACAGTGCCTGTGTTCTCTTGCAGGCAAACCACATCCTGCTCATCCCTTTCTTTTATCTTATCTACCTTTACGTGAACTGGAAATCTTGGCTCATAGCGTGACAGAGATGGGTATGAAAGCTCACCACAGAGCAAAACAAACAGACTGCTAGGCCAAGCCACGAGCCAATGATGCATTGTGTGTTTGTTGAACACAGCGCAGGAGCATGGCCTTGGTGTGGAGGGGATGAATTGTGGATGCTCTCTCAAACCACAACTATAGAGACCGAGCCTGCAGTGTGCCACTACACTGACCAGtttgtgcgagagtgtgtgtgcatgtgcgagaCAGTAATTCATTGCCactcaaatgtaaaaacaattgttTGAAGTAGCTTTTGCGGACGAACAATTGAGAGACAACCAGTTAAAACAGTGAGGGCACTGAttgcacacgtacatcacccagatgtctatttgatttGTGTGTTTAAATCTGGAAGATGCATGCTTGCTCAAACCACAGCTATGAGACCAAGCCTGCAGTGTGCCACTACACTGACCAGTTTGTGCgagagtgtgtatgcatgtgcgAGAACAGTAATTCATTGCCactcaaatgtaaaaacaattgttTGAAGTAGAGCAATTGAGAGACAACCAGTTAAACGAGTGAGTGCACTGAttgcacacatacatcacccGTATCTGGAATACGTCTAGAAGAAGTTATTCAGCCAGGGTCGGCACCACAGGGGGTAGTGCCCCCTCTGTCAAAATGTTGTATTTGAaccaattttaataatttatttctaatcttttaaatagtttaactttttTTGACAGCCAGAATAATCAACTCAATTGTAAAATATGTGACTATCAATTGACTATCAATCTCTTCTTAATTAGAAAAGTGTTTTTTGCCATTTAATTCAGTCAGAGACTGAGCTCAAAGGCTCAAAAGAAGGAAATGGATTTAAGAAAAGTGCACGCATGGAGGGAGAGATGTGGTCGGCAAGACAAGCACTCAGCGAGTTCACTTAATAGTGAGTCCAGCGGTTTACTATACCGATTGCTGTGCTTTGATTATGAATATAAGTGAAGTTgtcttgttttatttatgttgataAAAGGATAGAATTTTATGAACaaacaaaatcataataaaatttcatcaaattgaattaggtttttaaaacatgacattactaaaattgtattcatttatttttttaggaaattgaaatgcataactCTTAAATATAGGCAATTTTTTGGAGTGTGCACTCCAGAGGATCATTTGATTAGACATTTATTAGACAATCATATTTAGtattaactttttgtttattttgtctataaatgtgtctatttttGGCATATTTCAGACACATGAATACAGGCAAGGGATAAGGAAGCGTCTTCTGGCTGCAGCCTCTGCTTCACAACACCAGGAAGTGAACATATATCATGCTCTCTACTTTAGGAGGTGTTTAGGTTAGTGTGGTTTGCAAGCCTCAATCCAGCTTTTATTCGACAGAATGTTATAGTTCTCACATTGGCAATTTTAGTTACTGTACAGTTTTTAATGAGCTTTTGCCTCgtgcttatttttaaataattcattattaGGAAAGTGAGAAAATGTGCACAATAATTGTAACTGTCAAAGCTTTTTCATGTTAACAGATTTGAGTTATTTCTAATGTTTGGTGATGTATCAGTTGAGCTTATGCATGTGCATAGCTATCAAAGCCATGACTCGTGCTGCATTTCAGATGACAACAAAGATATTGTGGGGGGGCGTTCAGCAGCGTTACATCTGTGCCCCCATCGAAATTTCAAATGCCCCCTTGGGCAAATTATTCTGGCTCCGACTCTGCATTCAGcaaatgtctttgagacgtttatgagtaagaatgtttgtaaatctgatctttttaagatatttagcagatttgaattagattgtgatgctttccagatgaaaagatcaaaaacggacatctcggagatgtacgtgtgTTATCTGGATGGCAATATTGTAACTTCTGAAGGAAATATCATTGCTTGCTAGGCAGAAGAAGAATAGTGTTATTTGCAAAGCTTAGGCCATATGCATACTAATCCAGTTTTGTTTGAAAACCCCTTTTTTTAGTGTGAATGAGAAGCGTAAACATTTGCATAAACAGGTGTGGAAATGGCCTTAGGTTTTAggcttttattttatataaattaaatatataaaataagtgtGGATCTTTTTTATTCGGCTGTGAAAAATGTTTGGTACACAGCATGTTTTTACAGGATATTTTACAAtcaatgtattatgcaaatatCTGTATGAAAGAAGAGCAAACTTATAATAGTATGCAAATAttacagtgatgtcatcatggtCAGTGGTCGGATTGCTGAAAATGTCAGTTAACGCTAAGTAATTCAGGCTGAATTTATTGCAGCGGTTTACTACTTGAAGGGATACAAAATGTTTGAGGGATAACAATACAGTACTGCCTGGCAAGCACTGTAAATATGCATACAGTAAATGACCCATGAATAGGCAACATAAATCTGCATATTTCCACAGACAAAATTCAACAACCCTTAACACATTGGTCATTTAATATTTTCCCATGGGTCAATGGAATTCTTACGCCTAACACCCATATAACCAGTGTTAGTTTGTAAACaggcttttttttaataattgtgtgGGCCATGCTAACCACATTGACATGTGGTTCTACTCCAAGACTAACCTAATTCACTTTATCAGTCAACATTTCTTGGTGATGTGCTAGAACAAACATTTAGGTGTCAACTTGTTAAAGGAGTAGTGGGTTATGATAGCATAATTTGAAGAAGTTTGTCGCGAGTCGTTCACATGAGCCGTTCCACATCAACAGTTTGCTGCTCCCCTCTAAACATGTAGCATCGAGTTGCAGTCAAAATTCTCACCTTGCGTTTCCGATATTTCATGTCTGGTTTCATCACTTTAGATGTACTTAACATGCAATCTAAGACATTTGTTAATGATTATAATTGCTAGTAATATCACACTGTTTATTTTCAGCCAATTTGGTAGTATGTGAAAATGATGCACATTTTACATAAGTTGCGAATGGCATTTTGCAGGCAGTTCCACATTATGTGTAGTAGATTTTGAAGCTCAACCTCTGGGGAAATGTACAGTAACTGTAAATATAGAATATACCTTTGCACAATTAAGGGCTGGTttaccctaaaataaaaattatgtcatttactcaccccttattattccaaatctgtatgactttctctttaGCAACAACATTAGACTGTTTGCacgacatgagggagagtaaatgacagaattttcatttttgaatggcCTTTCCCTTTTATGTTTAGATGTATTTGTTGTTTGTCAGCCAGTTAATGCGGACATGGGCTCAAAACACTAATATGCAGACAATGTTGGTGTGGTGGAGGTGACACATACTGGATAGCTAAATATACCCTCTGCCTGCTTTTTTGCTGTGCCACagccatacacacaaacacacaattacacatacacacacttgcatacaCGGAGAGAGCATCAAATGTAGTGGTTCTCATGCTTTTCCCCTTCCTGTGTTGAGTATACAATAATTAGAAGTTAGCCAGTTAACCAAAAACCTCATGCAgctctttaaattaaattatgctttGTAGTTTAACATGCATAAACACAAGACAGTATTATAACTGCTGTATGCTCAATGGTCTATGTTACAGTGAGGTTCAAgaatccacttgtgaaaatgcttctatttgtttttgttttttttatagtatttagtattttcccctttttgttttaatgagAGAATCGTTTGAGCTGGCAAGAACTCTACAAGCTTGTGAGGGGGGCCTGGAGTAGCCCCCAGAAAGGCTATTCATGTAGTAGAGCGCATTTAAATGCATATGGCGGGAGACGTGGATATAAACATGAGGACAGCGCACAACCGCGAAACATGCCCTGGTAGTGTACATTGATAGGATAACTGTCCGCACTCCCCAAATGGAAAATAGACTGGAGGGGGCCAGATGAATGCATTTTGTATCGGTCCCAAGAATtcctacctaaccctaacatgGACCCTAACAAAATGTGCTGGAACTGAATACACCTGCGTTTTTGCACTTAAAAAGTTAGATGCAGTGCAAAGAATTGAagagaacacatcttgagacacgttttttaaaatgtgctcaccctcatgccatcctagatgtgtacaactttcttttatctgctagacacaaatgaggatttttagaagaatatctcagctctgtaggtccaaacaatgcacgtgaatggtgatcaggcctttgaagctccaaaaagcaaataaagtcaacataaaaagtAATCAATCAGACTCCAGCTATTAAaccaatgtcttctaaagtgatccagttggttttggtgagaacagaccaaaaatataacTCTATTttgtctccttggcaatcatgatttcaagttcgaaACACTTTctatagcaccatctagagctctgcgcatCTGTAAGGCACAAGGAGGTGTTAACCATCTTGAGATCATGATCGCCAAGgcga from Xyrauchen texanus isolate HMW12.3.18 chromosome 50, RBS_HiC_50CHRs, whole genome shotgun sequence includes:
- the LOC127641478 gene encoding nuclear factor interleukin-3-regulated protein-like gives rise to the protein MESAFSQVSWEAEAEAEEASLRGLGLRRKREFIPEEKKDAIYWEKRRKNNEAAKRSREKRRVNDYVLETRLVSMSEENARLRAELLALKLRYGVLSPGVSYSSSQRALSQLHPLAPQPLISCPDKDLYWARKEDRESSNLPGNQQPPIGLGTHPGSAFLPTHPMALRRNYPYFLEFPSLHSPTTTPLLLPPHFASAASPWAGRPLLQPGNQRILSDEEGEQQVPADSSAALPHKLRLKTQNSQRKDNGTKSASPIPVYMSD